In Symphalangus syndactylus isolate Jambi chromosome 14, NHGRI_mSymSyn1-v2.1_pri, whole genome shotgun sequence, one DNA window encodes the following:
- the CD7 gene encoding T-cell antigen CD7 produces the protein MARPPRLLLLPLLLALARGLPGALAAQEVQQSPHCTTIPVGGSVNITCSTSGGLHGIYLKQFGPQPQDIIYYEDGVMPTTDKRFRGRINFSGSQDNLTITVHRLQLSDTGTYTCQAITEVNVYGSGTLVLVTEEQSQGLHRCSDALLRASALPALPTASALPDPPTGSALPDPPTASALPDPPTASALPAALVVISFLLGLGLGVACVLARTQMKKLCSWRDKNSAACVVYEDMSHSRCNTLSSPNQYQ, from the exons ATGGCCAGGCCCCCGAGGCTCCTGCTTCTGCCCCTCCTTCTGGCGCTGGCTCGCGGCCTGCCTGGGGCCCTGGCTGCACAAG AGGTGCAGCAGTCTCCCCACTGCACGACCATCCCCGTGGGAGGCTCCGTCAACATCACCTGCTCCACCAGCGGGGGCCTGCACGGGATCTACCTGAAGCAGTTCGGGCCACAGCCCCAAGACATCATTTACTACGAGGATGGGGTGATGCCCACTACGGACAAACGGTTCCGAGGCCGCATCAACTTCTCGGGGTCCCAGGACAACCTGACTATCACCGTGCACCGCCTGCAGCTGTCGGACACTGGCACCTACACCTGCCAGGCCATCACCGAGGTCAACGTCTACGGCTCCGGCACCCTGGTCCTGGTGACAG AGGAACAGTCCCAAGGATTGCACAGATGCTCGGATGCCCTGCTGAGAGCCtctgccctccctgccctgccaaCAGCCTCTGCCCTCCCTGACCCACCGACGGGCTCTGCCCTCCCTGACCCGCCAACAGCCTCTGCCCTCCCTGACCCGCCGACAGCCTCTGCCCTCCCTGCGGCTCTGGTGGTGATCTCCTTCCTCCTCgggctgggcctgggggtggCGTGTGTGCTGGCGAGGACACAG atgaagaaactgtgctCGTGGCGGGATAAGAATTCGGCGGCGTGTGTGGTGTACGAGGACATGTCGCACAGCCGCTGCAACACGCTGTCCTCCCCCAACCAGTACCAGTGA